The region TGCGCATGGCATATTTAGGTGAGGTTTTTATGTCATATAAGTTGGCAAAAAAACGACCAGGACGACTACCATCCAATGATGGACCTTGATAGTAAGCACCAGGTGCTGTTTTTTCTTTAAATTCAGGAATACGCACAACTTCCATGCCTGCTTTTGGGCGAATGTTAAAGCTGTCATCTAGACCGTCATTAATTTCATCTAATATAGTTTGGTAATCCACCAGAATTTGAGCTCGACCTTCGTCACTATCCTCATAATAATATTCAGGCTTATCTGAAAATTCATTCATTGCAGCGAGGTAACCATTGCTGGTATCAATGCCTTCTTGTTGAAACAGCAATAGCATTTCCGCTTGAATACGAGCAACTTCAGTTAGTCCTAAATCATGAATGTAATCAGGGCTATAATCTGTGGTGGTAAACAGCTTTAAGGCTAATGCATAAGCTTGATCGCCTTGAGGCAAATGCCAATATCCGTCATCAGTGCCAGCTTTAGATTTCAATCCTTCAAAATAATTTATAAATAAATCATAAGCGGGATAAATTGAATCTGTAATCGATTGTTCTGTTTGCGCCAGCAGTTGAGCTTTATCTGTTTCTGATATTTCTTCAGTATCATTGAATTTGGTGACAAGCGAAGTATAAAGAATATTTTCATTTGCCGGTGTCGCGACAAAACCATGCATTTCATCGAGCACTCTTTGTATGACAAAGCGTGGTGGAATGATATTGCGATCTTCACGCTCTTTAAGTGCTAATAGGTATTGTGAAAATTTACGATTAAGTTCACCCATACGTGAAAGGTAATTTTCGGCATCTTCTACTGTTGATACTTGATGAGAGGACTCCATAAAGCTTGGAAAGCCGCTTTGGATGCCAAACATCTGATTTGCTGGATAAGTGTGGTACTGAAACTTTTCGAAGTCATCAATAAGGTTAGTGAAATACAGTGCGATTTCTTTTGATATCAGCTGGTTTTCATCTAAATCCTTATCTTCATATTGATGCAAACCGTCACGAAAATGCTTCATTTCGTTAAACATAACTTGAGTATTGGCAGGATCAACATCATCGAGGTGAGCGTTGTGACCTTTAATCCCAACAGATTCGAGAAAACCAAGAGAGGTTAACCCTTCAGGATCTTCAAATGCCATTTTAACCATTTCTCTATCTAGATAAGATCTAAACATGAATGGTTTGTCTGCATACCATTCATGTGCGGCGAAACTAGCACCCATTGTCGCAACGCCTAATGCACTAATTCCTAGCCATTTAAGTGATTTTTTAATCATGATTGTCCTTAATTCTTATTATCTTAATCCATTGAAGCTAATGATTTGAATAAATTATCAGGATATGAATGTTAACAATGGTTTAACATTTAGCGAAGCGATAAACCCATAAATGTGTAACTATTTATTCCAAAAATGAACTTTGGTTATTACTTAAGGTTAGATTTTTGGTTGAAAGCTTTTAAGCAGAAGACGTGATAATTCGAAGTTAAATAACGACACTTTATTAACAACATTTTGCTAAAACCTGGTTCAATCACAGCCGCTGGAAAATACTAACGGCTGTTTAGGATGTTATTTAGCATCATCAGTGAAGTGTTGTCTCATCAAGAGCTATGTTAGATGGCTTTAATAGCGCTTAACGATTTCAAATCTATTTGCGCTTGCTGTTCACCTAATAGATTTATACGTCTGACTTCATTTAAGAGCATTGGCGTAAGAATAATGCACAGGGCTATATTGGATAGTGGCACTGCTAGCCATATGCCATTCACACCAAATATCATCGGTAAAATAATTAAAAATGGAATTTGAATTAACATGTTACCAAAAGATACTGTCAATGATTTTCCACCTTGATTTACCGCCATAAAGTACATAGTGGTCACAAATATTATTCCGTCTAATATCAACGCGAATAAATGTAATCTGATACCGATAAGTGTCTCAGCCATTAATTCTGCTTCACCTTGGCTAAAGAAATGAACCACCATTTCTGGAAATATATTAAGTACCACTACAATTGTGAGTCCCAGTGCGCAGACTAATTTTAACGCCAATATCACAGTGGCTTTAATATTGTGCACTTGTTTTGCACCATAATAATAACTCACAGGAGGTTGCATACCGCTAGCAATACCTTCCGCCAACAAATAAAACAGTGTCGCGATATAACCAATAATAGCGAAGGCTGCGACATGAATCGCGGAACCATAAAGCATGAATAAATAGTTATGTAATGCAATGATGAAACTGAAGTACATAAACATGAATAAGCTAGATACTCCTAGCTTAAGTATTGAGTAGGTTTGTGTCTGGTTAATGGATTTTAGATTGAATTGTATTTTAGTATTCGATTTACTCGAATAGAAGTAGCTTATACCAAGCATAACAACGATGGCTTGAGAGATAAGCGTTGCAATAGCTGCACCTTGTAAACCTAATGGGATGACGGCGATCAATAGGTAATCTAAACCGATATTAATGACAGCACCTAACATCATAAGCTGCGTAGCGATTGCTGGATTCTCATCATTTCTTATTAATAAAGGAAGTGCAGTTGCAGCTGTAGTAAAGAATGCGCCGTAGGCAAACACATCGATATAATCTAATGCCATGGCATAGTTGTGACCTTCTGCTTTTTGTAACAGTAGTAAGTTGTCACCAAAAAAGTGGATAAATATGGCTGCGAGTACACTAAATATAATAACCAGAAAAAGCGCATTACTGATAACGCTTTGCGCCTTGGAATAATCATTTTCACCTCGGCTAATGGACAGTAAACTACCTGCGCCCATGCCAATCATCATACCAACACCAATGATACAGGCGATGATGGGCCAAGCGAGGTTAATACCAGCGAGCCCTTCAAAACCAATATAATGTCCAACAAACATGCCATCGATGATTTGATAAAGGCCACTAACCAGCATCGCGGCGATGGAAGGAATGGCGTATTTCCAAAAATGTTGGTTAACATTTTCTGGATTGACTTTGGCTGTACTGAATAATGACATTTTAAATGACTCACTGTGAATGAATCGTCATTATCCTCATTATTGAGATACAATAAAGTTAGTTACTATCCGGATATCGGATGGGTAGGTATGAAAGACAAAAGAGTCAATGATATGAATTGGTCAATAGAACAGCTTCAAGCATTTGTTACAGCAGTTAATTTAGGCTCATTTTCTGCCGCAGCGAGATCCCTTGGTAAGGCACAATCAAGAGTCAGTACCGCTATCGCTAATTTAGAAATTGATCTCGGGTTTAAGTTATTTGATAGAACAGGGCGTTTGCCTGTTTTAACCGTGCAAGGCGAACAGATGTATATTGAAGCTAACGCCGTAATCGCCCAGTGTGAGCGTTTAAATGCCAAAGCCAGCTCGGTAGTGACCGAAGACGAGTTACTGTTAACTATCGCCATTGACGAAGCTGTACCCATTTTTACATTTGAAGAGTTTTTTGAAAAAACCGCCAATACTTTCCCGCTACTTAAACTGACCATTTTGAATGGTTCTCGAGATGATATCGCCCAGTGGGTTGAGTCAGGTAAAGCTGATTTAGGGATATTGTTTTTAGGTGAAGCATTGAGTGACAGTTTAGAGTTTTTCACCATTGATAGTTTTCATAAATCATTGATAGTGTCACCGAACCATCCTTTGGCAGATATTCCTGTTCCTAATATCTCTCAATTAAATCAGTACAAGCAATTTGTGATTTGTGATTTAGAAACAAAAAGTAAACCCATTTCAGCCAACTGCTGGCACGTTGATAGTTATTATTATATTACCTCTTTGGTGGTGCGTGGCTTAGGTTGGGCGCTAGTGCCTGAACACATTGCTAATAGTGACTGGTATTCTGGAGAGATAAAGGCATTAAGTTGTTACCATATTTCAGATTCAATCACCATTGAAATGGGCTTGGTTAAACGGCGGGATAAAGGCGCTGGCAATATCATGAACTGGATGTTTGGAGAGGTCGAGAAGATGTTTTTTGTGGCAAAAAAAGCGAAAGTGCAATAGTAGATCTAAAATGAACCTAATTATGGATGAGCGCGATTTAGTCTCGGATTTTAGTCAGTGAGTTCTAAATTTTTAAGTTTTTTCACAAATATATTAGTTGGTTCATCTGTAGTTAAATCAAGATCGATATTGGTATCTGGCACACAACAACAAGGCAAACACTCATCAGCTTCAAGTTCGACTAATGGCTCGGTAATGTATGTGACCTTACCGCTGTTGATTTTTGTTTTACAGGATCCACAGAAACCACGTCGACATTCTGAAAAGACGTTGACATTTTTTATTTCTAATACTTCTAAAAGCGTGTGTTGCTGCTGATTGAACAGCAACACAGGTTCCCCATTTAAGCTAACAATAGGGGCTTTTTTAAAATTTCTGTTATAGATCAAAATCTAAAAACTCATCGCTATCAACAGCCGAATCAATCTGACCGACTAAATAAGAAGAGACTTCAACTTCTTGAGGCGCAACTTGAACAGCATCACTTTCAAGCCAGTTTTTCATCCAAGGTAGTGGGTTGGTTTGCTCTGGATAAGGTTGCGCTAAGTTAACGGCTTTCATACGTTGATTGGTAATATACTCAACGTACTGACATAAGATTTGCTCGTTTAAGCCAATCATAGAACCGTCTTTAAATAAGTACTGCGCCCATTCTTTTTCTTGCTCTGCAGCTTTAAAGAAAATGTCATAAGCTTCTTGCTCACACTCTGCAGCAATCTCACCCATTTCAGGGTCATCTTTTCCACCTTGCATGATGTTCAAAATATGCTGAGTACTGTTAAGGTGTAATGCTTCATCACGTGCAATTAAGCGAATGATTTTTGCATTACCTTCCATAAGCTTACGTTCAGCAAAGGCAAATGAACATGCGAAGCTGACATAAAAACGAATCGCTTCTAGTGCGTTCACTGACATCATGCATAAATACAATGATTTTTTTAGAATACGGCTAGTAACAGTAATCTCTTTGCCAGCAATTAAATGAGTTCCTTCGCCATGTAAATTCATGACTTGGGTCAATTCAATTAAGTCATCGTAATACTGGGCGATGTCACCAGCACGCTTAAGAATTTCTTTATTAACAACGATGTCATCAAATACCACCGAAGGATCATTCATAATGTTACGAATGATATGCGTATAAGAACGAGAGTGAATTGTTTCAGAGAAAGACCAGGTTTCAATCCAAGTTTCTAGTTCCGGTAATGATACCAATGGCAATAAAGCGACATTCGGTGAACGACCTTGAATTGAGTCTAATAAAGTTTGGTATTTAAGGTTTGAGATGAAAATATGTTTTTCATGCTCAGGTAAGCCTTGATAATCAATTTTATCTTTGCTTACATCTACTTCTTCTGGACGCCAGAAAAATGATAATTGTTTTTCAATTAATTTTTCAAACACTTCATATTTTTGTTGATCGTAACGAGCAACGTTGACAGATTGCCCCATGAACATCGGTTCGTTCATTGGGTTATTCGGAGTTTGACAGAAAGTAGAGTAAGCCATTTTTGTATCCTAAAAAAGCGGGGACAACTCCCCGCATTTATATGCTAATTATTGATTAAATCTTACAAGCGCCGCCAGCACAATCATCATCTTCTTTCTCAACAACCGTGATGTCATCAAAGCTGTCAGAAGCACCATCACGAGTGTTGTGATAATAAAGGGTCTTAACCCCTAATTTATAAGCAGTTAGCAAATCTTTAAGTAAGGTTTGCATTGGCACTTTTTGATTCGGAAAACGTGTTGGATCGTAATTAGTATTAGACGAAATTGCTTGGTCAATGAACTTCTGCATTAGGCCAACTAGCTGTAAGTAACCATCATTGTTAGGCATATTCCATAACAATTCATACTGGTCTTTCAGTTCATCAAAATCAGGTACGACTTGCTTTAATTGGCCGTCTTTACTGGCCTTAACACTGATTAAACCACGTGGAGGCTCAATACCGTTAGTAGCATTAGAAATCTGTGAAGACGTTTCTGAAGGCATTAATGCTGAAAGTGTTGAGTTACGTAAGCCATGTTGTTTAATGTCTGCACGTAAACCTTCCCAATCCATATGTAATGGTTCATCACATATTTTATCTAAATCGCGCTTATAAGTATCAATTGGCAAGATACCTTGAGAGTAAGTCGTCTCATTGAATAAAGGACATGCGCCTTGTTCTTCAGCAAGATTGTTTGATGCTTTTAACAAATAGAACTGAATGGCTTCAAAGGTTCTATGGGTTAAGTGATTACCTGAGCCATCAGAATACTTCATGCCATTCTTAGCAAGATAATTGGCGAAGTTGATGACGCCTATACCAAGAGTTCGACGATTCATCGAACCAAGTTGAGCAGAAATAATTGGGTAGTCTTGGTAATCTAACAAATTATCAAGTGCACGTACTGCCAAATCAGCTAACGGTTCTAGATCTGATAAGTCTTTGATAGCACCAAGGTTTAATGCTGAAAGTGTACAAAGAGCTATTTCACCTTCAGGATCTTCAATGTTCTTAAGTGGCTTAGTCGGTAAGGCAATTTCTAAACAAAGGTTAGATTGCTTAATT is a window of Shewanella donghaensis DNA encoding:
- a CDS encoding DUF885 domain-containing protein, producing the protein MIKKSLKWLGISALGVATMGASFAAHEWYADKPFMFRSYLDREMVKMAFEDPEGLTSLGFLESVGIKGHNAHLDDVDPANTQVMFNEMKHFRDGLHQYEDKDLDENQLISKEIALYFTNLIDDFEKFQYHTYPANQMFGIQSGFPSFMESSHQVSTVEDAENYLSRMGELNRKFSQYLLALKEREDRNIIPPRFVIQRVLDEMHGFVATPANENILYTSLVTKFNDTEEISETDKAQLLAQTEQSITDSIYPAYDLFINYFEGLKSKAGTDDGYWHLPQGDQAYALALKLFTTTDYSPDYIHDLGLTEVARIQAEMLLLFQQEGIDTSNGYLAAMNEFSDKPEYYYEDSDEGRAQILVDYQTILDEINDGLDDSFNIRPKAGMEVVRIPEFKEKTAPGAYYQGPSLDGSRPGRFFANLYDIKTSPKYAMRTLAYHEGIPGHHFQVSIAMELEGMPLIRRFAPFTAYSEGWALYAERLAYEQGFQDTPADNIGRLTDELLRAVRLVVDTGLHHKRWTREEAIEYMADNTGRAERDVISEIERYIVMPGQATSYKVGMMKILELRQKAKDTLQDKYDIREFHDAVLKNGAMPLDLLERIIDQYIEQRLQQA
- a CDS encoding LysR family transcriptional regulator, which codes for MNWSIEQLQAFVTAVNLGSFSAAARSLGKAQSRVSTAIANLEIDLGFKLFDRTGRLPVLTVQGEQMYIEANAVIAQCERLNAKASSVVTEDELLLTIAIDEAVPIFTFEEFFEKTANTFPLLKLTILNGSRDDIAQWVESGKADLGILFLGEALSDSLEFFTIDSFHKSLIVSPNHPLADIPVPNISQLNQYKQFVICDLETKSKPISANCWHVDSYYYITSLVVRGLGWALVPEHIANSDWYSGEIKALSCYHISDSITIEMGLVKRRDKGAGNIMNWMFGEVEKMFFVAKKAKVQ
- the nrdB gene encoding class Ia ribonucleoside-diphosphate reductase subunit beta, which produces MAYSTFCQTPNNPMNEPMFMGQSVNVARYDQQKYEVFEKLIEKQLSFFWRPEEVDVSKDKIDYQGLPEHEKHIFISNLKYQTLLDSIQGRSPNVALLPLVSLPELETWIETWSFSETIHSRSYTHIIRNIMNDPSVVFDDIVVNKEILKRAGDIAQYYDDLIELTQVMNLHGEGTHLIAGKEITVTSRILKKSLYLCMMSVNALEAIRFYVSFACSFAFAERKLMEGNAKIIRLIARDEALHLNSTQHILNIMQGGKDDPEMGEIAAECEQEAYDIFFKAAEQEKEWAQYLFKDGSMIGLNEQILCQYVEYITNQRMKAVNLAQPYPEQTNPLPWMKNWLESDAVQVAPQEVEVSSYLVGQIDSAVDSDEFLDFDL
- the yfaE gene encoding class I ribonucleotide reductase maintenance protein YfaE, with product MIYNRNFKKAPIVSLNGEPVLLFNQQQHTLLEVLEIKNVNVFSECRRGFCGSCKTKINSGKVTYITEPLVELEADECLPCCCVPDTNIDLDLTTDEPTNIFVKKLKNLELTD
- a CDS encoding MATE family efflux transporter, producing MSLFSTAKVNPENVNQHFWKYAIPSIAAMLVSGLYQIIDGMFVGHYIGFEGLAGINLAWPIIACIIGVGMMIGMGAGSLLSISRGENDYSKAQSVISNALFLVIIFSVLAAIFIHFFGDNLLLLQKAEGHNYAMALDYIDVFAYGAFFTTAATALPLLIRNDENPAIATQLMMLGAVINIGLDYLLIAVIPLGLQGAAIATLISQAIVVMLGISYFYSSKSNTKIQFNLKSINQTQTYSILKLGVSSLFMFMYFSFIIALHNYLFMLYGSAIHVAAFAIIGYIATLFYLLAEGIASGMQPPVSYYYGAKQVHNIKATVILALKLVCALGLTIVVVLNIFPEMVVHFFSQGEAELMAETLIGIRLHLFALILDGIIFVTTMYFMAVNQGGKSLTVSFGNMLIQIPFLIILPMIFGVNGIWLAVPLSNIALCIILTPMLLNEVRRINLLGEQQAQIDLKSLSAIKAI